A genomic segment from Nitrosopumilus sp. K4 encodes:
- a CDS encoding cation:proton antiporter: protein MAAEAHFIETIIGVGILLFAAKLMAELFLRLKLPIVLGELIAGMIIGPFALGAYILDADGLPLLHINDEIRVLGEIGAIVILFMAGLEMTPKEFLKGGKSSFTVGTLGVVVPFFAGLVVFQVFGFDALQSMLIATALTATSIAISIQVLSEFGKLKTPEARLIIGAAVVDDILAIAILSVVSSIAGGEGGVDNIDIMEVTITILQVLGFFAIMLIVSVLVIPKIITPRLWKAKGSVEGIATACFFGAAALAGSIGLSPIVGAFAVGMALSTTKVFEKVENYIGKIGLIFAPLFFAIIGAQVDFRQVNLEILMLSGIIIAIAIVTKLFGCGLPAMMFLKDKAQGMRVGIGMISRGEVGLIVAGVGVSSGALTSDVYSTIVIMVAVTTIITPIWLKMEYKKEQKSQSGQPQVSNP, encoded by the coding sequence TTGGCAGCTGAGGCACATTTCATTGAAACGATCATAGGTGTAGGAATCCTGTTATTTGCTGCAAAATTAATGGCAGAATTATTTCTAAGACTCAAGCTTCCAATCGTATTAGGAGAATTAATTGCAGGAATGATCATAGGGCCATTTGCACTAGGAGCATACATTCTTGATGCAGATGGATTGCCATTACTTCACATCAACGACGAGATAAGAGTATTAGGAGAAATCGGTGCAATCGTAATTTTATTCATGGCAGGATTGGAGATGACGCCAAAAGAATTCCTCAAAGGAGGAAAATCATCATTTACAGTTGGGACGTTGGGTGTTGTAGTTCCATTTTTTGCAGGTTTGGTAGTTTTTCAAGTATTTGGATTTGATGCATTACAATCAATGTTAATTGCAACTGCACTTACTGCGACAAGTATTGCAATTTCAATTCAAGTATTAAGTGAATTTGGAAAATTAAAAACCCCAGAAGCTCGTCTCATCATAGGAGCTGCAGTAGTAGATGACATTTTAGCAATTGCCATATTATCTGTTGTATCGTCAATTGCAGGAGGAGAAGGAGGAGTAGACAACATAGACATAATGGAAGTTACAATCACAATCCTTCAAGTGTTAGGATTCTTTGCAATTATGCTCATAGTATCAGTGCTTGTAATTCCAAAAATAATCACACCTAGATTGTGGAAGGCAAAAGGCAGTGTAGAAGGAATTGCTACTGCGTGCTTTTTTGGAGCAGCTGCATTAGCAGGATCAATTGGATTATCACCTATCGTAGGAGCATTTGCAGTAGGCATGGCCTTATCAACCACCAAAGTATTTGAAAAAGTCGAAAACTACATTGGAAAAATAGGGTTGATTTTTGCACCGTTATTCTTTGCAATCATCGGCGCACAAGTTGACTTTAGACAAGTGAATTTGGAAATACTCATGCTAAGCGGAATCATAATTGCAATTGCAATTGTAACAAAACTATTTGGTTGCGGTCTACCTGCAATGATGTTCCTGAAAGACAAAGCTCAAGGAATGAGAGTAGGAATAGGAATGATTTCAAGAGGGGAAGTAGGACTCATTGTTGCAGGAGTTGGAGTATCATCAGGAGCATTGACATCAGATGTGTATTCTACAATTGTCATAATGGTTGCAGTGACTACAATCATCACTCCAATTTGGTTAAAGATGGAATACAAAAAAGAACAAAAAAGTCAGAGTGGTCAGCCCCAAGTAAGTAATCCATAG
- a CDS encoding tRNA uridine(34) 5-carboxymethylaminomethyl modification radical SAM/GNAT enzyme Elp3 gives MSKLDSVLSKACTEITQNLLTINDPTKKQVKEEIKKICAKYSLERIPRNHEILSVVNEKDFMKLRKVLLKKPMKTASGVSVVALMPKPFACPHGRCTYCPGGIEFNSPNSYTGNEPSTINAIENNYDPKLQITSKIEKLIAFGHDPSKMEIVIVGGTFLFMPKDYQENFIKSCYDALNGVDSKSLEEAKSNNEHAKIRNVGFTIETKPDYCKQKHVDDMLNYGITRIEIGVQSLQERVYDIVNRGHNYNDVTESFQIAKDAGYKIVAHMMPGLPTVTPEEDISDFKKLFTDSNLKPDMLKIYPSLVIENTPMYDEYKKGEYTPYSNDEMIRVLTEVKKNVPKWVRIMRVQREISPNEIIAGPKSGNLRQIVHENLKKQGLSCRCIRCREAGLSNKKSQESNLKLNRIDYESSGGKEVFLSFEDENESIYGFLRLRKPSSIAHRDEVKNNCIVREIHVYGKSLKIGQKEENEIQHSGLGKHLMKEAENISKKEFDAKKLLVISAVGTREYYQKLGYSLYGPYMAKSL, from the coding sequence ATGAGTAAACTAGATTCTGTATTATCAAAAGCATGCACGGAAATTACACAGAATTTACTTACAATAAATGATCCAACAAAAAAACAAGTCAAAGAAGAAATAAAAAAAATATGTGCAAAATATTCACTTGAGAGAATTCCAAGAAATCATGAAATTCTTTCAGTTGTGAATGAAAAAGACTTTATGAAATTGAGAAAAGTGCTCTTGAAAAAACCAATGAAAACAGCATCAGGAGTTTCAGTGGTAGCATTGATGCCAAAACCATTTGCATGTCCACATGGCAGATGCACATATTGCCCAGGAGGGATAGAGTTTAACTCACCAAACAGCTATACTGGAAACGAACCATCTACAATTAACGCTATTGAAAACAACTACGATCCTAAATTACAAATCACATCCAAAATTGAAAAACTAATTGCGTTTGGACATGATCCATCTAAAATGGAAATTGTGATTGTTGGAGGGACATTTCTTTTCATGCCAAAAGATTATCAAGAAAATTTTATCAAATCATGTTATGACGCATTAAATGGAGTTGATTCAAAGTCGCTAGAAGAAGCAAAATCAAATAACGAACATGCAAAAATTCGAAACGTAGGATTCACTATAGAAACAAAACCAGACTATTGTAAACAAAAGCATGTTGATGATATGTTGAATTATGGCATTACAAGAATAGAAATAGGAGTGCAATCACTACAAGAAAGAGTTTATGACATTGTAAACAGAGGTCACAACTACAATGACGTAACAGAATCATTTCAAATTGCAAAAGACGCTGGATACAAAATTGTTGCACACATGATGCCAGGATTGCCAACAGTGACACCAGAAGAAGACATTTCTGATTTCAAGAAATTATTCACAGATTCAAATCTGAAACCAGATATGCTGAAAATATATCCATCATTAGTAATTGAAAACACTCCAATGTATGATGAATACAAAAAAGGAGAATACACTCCATACTCAAATGATGAAATGATTAGAGTTCTAACCGAAGTAAAGAAAAACGTTCCAAAGTGGGTACGTATTATGAGAGTGCAAAGGGAGATATCCCCAAATGAAATCATTGCAGGCCCAAAATCAGGGAATTTAAGGCAAATTGTTCATGAAAACCTCAAAAAACAAGGCTTGTCATGCAGATGTATTAGATGTAGAGAAGCAGGATTATCAAATAAAAAATCTCAAGAATCAAATCTTAAACTAAACAGAATTGATTACGAATCATCAGGAGGGAAAGAAGTATTCCTGTCATTTGAAGATGAAAATGAGTCAATCTATGGATTTTTGAGATTAAGAAAACCCAGCAGCATAGCACACAGGGACGAAGTGAAAAACAATTGCATTGTTCGTGAAATTCATGTTTATGGAAAATCCCTAAAGATTGGACAAAAAGAAGAAAATGAAATACAACATTCAGGACTTGGTAAACACCTAATGAAAGAAGCTGAAAATATTTCAAAAAAGGAGTTTGACGCAAAAAAGCTTCTCGTAATTAGTGCAGTAGGAACAAGAGAGTATTATCAAAAATTAGGGTATTCGTTATATGGGCCATACATGGCAAAATCATTGTAA
- the lysS gene encoding lysine--tRNA ligase, which yields MEQQEVIGKGTWIDKLAFELLEREKSLGRKLDLLRVESGLGASGVPHIGSLGDAVRAYGVKLALENLGYKSELIAYSDDLDGLRKIPEGFPESLEEHLAKPVSLIPDPFGCHDSYGMHMSSILLDGLDRTGIKYEFRRAIDTYKKGLLKDQIHTILQNSTKIGDKISELVGQEKYQKFLPYFPVCANCSKLYTAESFEYLENEKKVRYKCHDAEIGGKMIKGCGHDGEADIGKDLGKLAWKVEFAARWAAFDIRFEAYGKDIMDSVKVNDWVADEILNYPHPHHVKYEMFLDKGGKKISKSLGNVLTAQKWLEFGDPKSILLLLYKRITGARELGFEDIPSLMNEYNELEDIFFGKLKVDNQAKLTKSKGLYEYVNLLDIPKQASTHVNYRLLVELAKIFKEDRKERVMKKLIDYGVIKNPEPKVEKLIELAGNFADEFDQQEKAEIELDDNAKKALKILSETLGADNEPEDIQNTIYQIAKSNDVQPKDFFKILYQIILGTSRGPKIGPFISDIGRKQVAKTLAEYI from the coding sequence ATGGAACAACAGGAAGTAATCGGTAAAGGTACATGGATAGACAAGTTAGCATTTGAATTACTAGAACGTGAAAAATCACTTGGAAGAAAATTAGATTTGCTTAGAGTAGAAAGTGGATTAGGAGCATCAGGGGTTCCACATATAGGAAGTTTAGGCGATGCAGTCAGAGCATACGGGGTTAAACTTGCATTAGAAAATTTAGGATACAAATCAGAGTTAATTGCATATTCTGATGACCTTGACGGATTAAGAAAAATTCCCGAGGGATTTCCAGAGTCATTAGAGGAACATCTTGCAAAGCCAGTATCATTAATCCCAGATCCATTTGGTTGTCATGATTCATACGGAATGCATATGAGCAGCATTCTTTTGGATGGGCTTGACAGAACAGGGATAAAATACGAATTTAGAAGAGCAATAGACACATACAAAAAAGGACTCCTAAAGGATCAAATTCACACAATTTTACAAAACAGTACAAAGATCGGAGATAAGATTTCAGAATTGGTAGGACAAGAAAAATATCAAAAATTTCTGCCATATTTTCCAGTATGTGCAAACTGCAGCAAATTATACACTGCAGAATCATTTGAGTATCTTGAGAACGAAAAAAAGGTCAGATACAAGTGTCATGATGCAGAAATTGGAGGAAAAATGATCAAAGGGTGTGGCCATGATGGAGAAGCAGACATTGGAAAAGATTTAGGAAAATTAGCATGGAAAGTTGAATTTGCGGCAAGATGGGCAGCATTTGACATAAGATTTGAAGCTTATGGAAAAGACATAATGGATTCAGTAAAAGTAAATGACTGGGTAGCAGATGAAATTTTAAACTATCCACATCCACACCACGTAAAATATGAGATGTTTTTAGACAAAGGCGGAAAGAAGATTTCAAAATCACTGGGAAACGTACTAACTGCACAAAAATGGCTAGAGTTCGGAGACCCAAAATCAATCTTACTATTACTTTACAAAAGAATTACGGGTGCAAGAGAGCTTGGATTTGAAGATATTCCATCATTAATGAACGAATATAATGAATTGGAAGATATATTCTTTGGAAAATTAAAGGTAGACAACCAAGCAAAATTAACAAAATCAAAAGGACTGTATGAATATGTCAATCTATTAGATATCCCAAAACAGGCCAGCACCCATGTCAACTATAGGCTCTTAGTAGAACTTGCAAAGATCTTCAAAGAAGACAGAAAAGAAAGAGTAATGAAAAAGCTAATTGATTACGGAGTAATTAAAAACCCAGAACCAAAGGTAGAGAAACTCATCGAACTTGCAGGAAACTTTGCAGACGAGTTTGACCAGCAAGAGAAAGCAGAAATTGAATTAGATGACAATGCCAAAAAAGCACTGAAAATACTTTCAGAAACACTTGGGGCAGATAACGAGCCAGAAGACATTCAAAACACGATTTACCAAATTGCAAAATCAAATGATGTTCAACCAAAAGATTTCTTCAAGATATTATACCAAATAATTCTAGGAACATCACGAGGTCCAAAGATAGGACCGTTCATTTCAGATATTGGCAGAAAACAAGTTGCAAAAACTCTTGCAGAATATATCTAA
- a CDS encoding DNA repair protein translates to MGLFGKKKENKEEVISENSEEFVLKEELEKEVESLQTQFRAKQEEIEDINQKLQNVKEEYEQAVSNLMEVKKETNQKKIELDTVQREYKELKTKIESADEKLNNNKKSIDELGKAESNLAKIKQEVEKITKEYDEIKSQVSAEQESLHKIRAQQIQAQQELEEVNARLYNARQEFTTTSENPMTDTTTPLSIKEQEFIASQTNSQKGNSGIIEAASAVVGSLKSKLSMKEKELETVQQLLEKEREEHEKTKEEFEKLKKKTGTLDKS, encoded by the coding sequence ATGGGTCTTTTTGGAAAGAAAAAAGAGAACAAAGAAGAGGTAATCTCTGAAAACAGTGAAGAATTTGTTCTAAAAGAAGAGCTTGAAAAAGAAGTAGAAAGTCTTCAAACACAATTTAGAGCAAAACAAGAAGAAATTGAAGATATTAATCAAAAACTGCAGAACGTCAAAGAAGAGTACGAGCAAGCAGTAAGCAACCTAATGGAGGTAAAAAAAGAAACAAACCAAAAAAAGATAGAGTTAGACACAGTTCAGCGAGAATACAAAGAACTTAAAACAAAAATTGAAAGTGCAGATGAAAAATTAAACAATAACAAAAAATCAATAGATGAGCTGGGAAAAGCAGAATCAAATCTTGCAAAAATCAAACAAGAAGTAGAAAAAATTACAAAAGAATATGATGAAATTAAATCTCAAGTTTCAGCAGAGCAAGAATCATTACACAAAATACGTGCACAGCAAATCCAAGCACAACAAGAACTTGAAGAAGTAAATGCCAGACTATACAATGCAAGACAGGAATTCACAACCACATCAGAAAACCCGATGACAGATACTACCACACCATTGTCTATAAAAGAACAAGAATTTATCGCAAGCCAGACAAACAGCCAAAAAGGAAACAGTGGGATCATAGAAGCGGCAAGTGCAGTGGTGGGATCACTAAAGTCAAAACTAAGCATGAAAGAAAAAGAGCTTGAAACAGTTCAGCAATTATTAGAAAAAGAAAGAGAAGAACATGAAAAAACCAAAGAAGAGTTTGAAAAACTCAAGAAAAAAACAGGTACATTAGACAAATCATAA
- a CDS encoding pyridoxamine 5'-phosphate oxidase family protein yields the protein MGLISEQIKNFLNVQKLGFVASVSDGNSPNISPKGTIIGWDSDTLAFADIRSPDTMRNLEKNPLVEINVIDPLSRKGFLFKGKSRIIKNGKIFDDVLTHYRKAGIQSPINAIVLVNVTDVQDVISPLYDLGATEDEIKSKWKKYFAEL from the coding sequence ATGGGTTTGATTTCTGAACAAATAAAAAATTTTTTGAATGTTCAAAAACTAGGCTTTGTGGCATCTGTTTCAGATGGTAATTCTCCAAACATCTCTCCTAAAGGGACCATAATTGGGTGGGATTCAGACACACTTGCATTTGCAGATATTCGCTCACCGGACACAATGAGGAATCTAGAAAAAAATCCTCTTGTTGAAATCAATGTAATTGATCCTCTCTCACGTAAAGGATTTTTATTCAAGGGTAAGTCACGAATAATAAAAAATGGAAAAATATTTGATGATGTTTTGACTCATTATAGAAAAGCAGGAATCCAGAGTCCCATAAACGCTATTGTGTTGGTTAATGTCACAGATGTCCAAGACGTAATTTCTCCGTTATATGATTTGGGTGCAACAGAAGATGAAATTAAATCAAAATGGAAAAAATATTTTGCAGAATTATGA
- a CDS encoding cation:proton antiporter — MTFEAILYIGVLILSAKLFGELLHRIKQPTILGNVIAGIIVGPALFALVEPIDEIELFISIGVFFLFFLIGLEEIDVPGLFRVLRKRIFAGAAVAFLVPFSAASALGIATDMEFVNAFAIASVIGASSLGVTAKILTDLGKLRSTLGLEIFTMTAIVEFIAIIFVSVMIQINSAGDVTEITDIAWLFIKMIIFFGVAGAFSVFVLPRIMRGIKKHLKAKEIYFAAVVGFILLVAYFAEISGIHGAIGALLLGVAVSRMPREEYFEISKSLHAVGYGIFIPIFFAGIGLHFLPNFWNLPLWIIVGFLAVIVGVKFFGSYIAAKFARMRPTNAVAYGVMSKGAVDLALMLSLLSSNLLEEDLFSLLVFGTLMMMVLSSVLLQKSLKKIVQIKIGSSEIGMMPLYFRKAVSNLKVEDVMSEKFTRVPHTLTVSEYLQEYPDADKTSYLVFDDAENLLGAVSPKEIKKVTKDMRSMVQIGKIVYPNIAHVTLDEYLFSAVQKLNSQHFHLMPVLSLDYQHVVGIVNDQMIMDLLVQEEQK; from the coding sequence TTGACGTTTGAGGCAATTCTCTACATTGGGGTTCTGATTTTATCTGCAAAGTTATTTGGTGAATTACTTCATAGAATAAAACAACCCACAATTCTTGGAAATGTTATTGCAGGAATAATTGTTGGACCTGCACTTTTTGCATTAGTTGAGCCGATTGATGAAATTGAGTTGTTTATATCCATTGGTGTCTTCTTTTTGTTTTTCTTAATTGGATTAGAAGAAATCGATGTTCCTGGTCTTTTTAGAGTTTTGAGAAAAAGAATTTTTGCAGGAGCTGCTGTTGCGTTTTTAGTTCCGTTTAGTGCTGCATCTGCATTAGGTATTGCAACTGACATGGAGTTTGTAAATGCATTTGCAATTGCATCTGTGATAGGTGCTTCGAGTCTTGGCGTTACTGCAAAAATCTTAACTGATCTTGGAAAACTCCGTTCTACTCTGGGCCTGGAAATATTTACTATGACTGCTATTGTGGAGTTTATCGCAATTATTTTTGTCAGTGTTATGATTCAAATTAATTCTGCTGGAGACGTTACTGAAATTACCGACATTGCATGGCTGTTTATAAAAATGATAATCTTCTTTGGTGTTGCTGGTGCATTCTCTGTCTTTGTTTTACCTCGCATTATGCGTGGAATAAAGAAACATCTCAAAGCAAAGGAGATCTATTTTGCCGCAGTAGTTGGTTTTATCCTTCTTGTTGCCTATTTTGCAGAAATAAGTGGAATTCATGGTGCAATTGGTGCATTACTTCTTGGCGTTGCTGTGTCTAGAATGCCACGAGAAGAATACTTTGAGATTTCAAAAAGTCTTCATGCTGTAGGTTATGGAATTTTTATTCCGATATTTTTTGCAGGAATAGGATTACACTTTCTTCCAAACTTCTGGAATCTGCCCCTTTGGATTATTGTGGGATTCTTGGCAGTTATTGTGGGTGTCAAATTCTTTGGTTCGTACATAGCTGCCAAATTTGCACGTATGAGACCTACAAATGCAGTAGCATATGGTGTAATGTCAAAAGGCGCAGTTGATCTGGCACTTATGTTGTCATTGCTTAGTTCTAATTTACTTGAAGAAGATCTCTTTTCCTTATTGGTATTTGGAACCTTGATGATGATGGTTTTATCTAGTGTGTTATTGCAAAAGAGTCTCAAAAAAATTGTTCAAATCAAAATTGGCTCTTCCGAAATTGGTATGATGCCCTTGTATTTTAGAAAAGCTGTTTCTAATCTAAAAGTTGAGGATGTTATGAGCGAAAAGTTTACTCGAGTACCTCACACCCTAACGGTTTCTGAATACCTACAAGAATATCCTGATGCAGACAAAACATCCTATCTTGTATTTGATGATGCTGAAAATCTTTTGGGAGCTGTTTCTCCAAAGGAGATAAAAAAAGTCACCAAAGATATGCGCTCAATGGTACAAATTGGCAAAATAGTATACCCTAACATTGCTCATGTGACACTAGATGAATATCTGTTCTCAGCAGTCCAAAAATTAAATTCACAACACTTCCATTTGATGCCCGTACTGTCTCTTGATTACCAACATGTTGTGGGAATTGTAAATGACCAAATGATTATGGATTTGCTTGTTCAAGAAGAACAAAAATAA
- a CDS encoding ferritin encodes MKISKNMEKALNDQIALEANASNTYLAMASWCEVTGYDGGASFFYAQSDEERTHMLKVVHYLNDLGIPATIPAIKAPSGNYKSLETTLKTSLKNEQVVTAAIHKMVEIAQKDKDHSTYAFLEWFVNEQVQEETKFETLLQKFELIGRDKLAINEIDKILAAEATAPADAPA; translated from the coding sequence ATGAAAATTTCAAAAAACATGGAAAAAGCATTAAACGACCAGATTGCACTTGAAGCAAATGCATCTAATACTTACTTAGCAATGGCTTCTTGGTGTGAAGTTACAGGCTATGATGGAGGAGCAAGTTTCTTTTATGCACAATCTGATGAGGAAAGAACTCACATGTTGAAGGTAGTTCACTATCTAAACGACTTGGGAATTCCTGCAACAATACCTGCAATAAAGGCCCCTTCTGGAAACTACAAGTCCCTTGAGACTACTCTTAAGACGTCCCTAAAAAATGAGCAGGTAGTAACTGCTGCAATTCACAAAATGGTTGAAATTGCGCAAAAAGACAAGGATCATTCTACATATGCATTTCTAGAATGGTTTGTCAACGAACAAGTTCAAGAAGAAACAAAGTTTGAGACTTTGTTACAAAAATTCGAATTGATTGGAAGAGATAAACTTGCAATCAATGAAATTGACAAAATTCTGGCAGCAGAGGCAACCGCACCAGCTGACGCTCCAGCATAG
- a CDS encoding NRAMP family divalent metal transporter translates to MNDKLSSFSKTAGPGVLFASTAIGVSHLVQSTRAGADYGLLLIGFVILVMAMKYPFFEYGSRYANVTQTSIIDGYKKLGMPALWLYFLLTIASMFFVTGAVGFVTAGFFENLFGINFLGEWTIIILFAICVSVLAIGKYNALDGLIKIVAITLLVSTISAFLITLWVGPIEPVSGFIPQDLWTVSGIFFLLALMGWMPTAVDLSSWNSLWTLERMKQTNYRPKLKETLFEFRLAYVVTGILAVMFVTLGAFIFYGSGEELPNNNALFAQKIVTLYTQTIGDWSYVIISASAFTVMFGTILAIFDGYSRSLQRTIELIFTSKEQLIRTKIRAFYILFLLMLSIGSLFVVLQFNDNLKQLVDFATVLSFVIAPIIAIFNYKLVTGQSLDKEHQPSFWLKVLSIGGIVFLSGFALFFIAIRFFSVFV, encoded by the coding sequence ATGAACGACAAACTTTCATCTTTTTCAAAGACTGCAGGCCCTGGTGTGCTTTTTGCAAGTACTGCAATAGGCGTGTCTCATTTAGTTCAATCTACAAGAGCAGGTGCTGATTATGGGTTGCTATTGATTGGATTTGTAATTTTGGTAATGGCTATGAAATACCCTTTTTTTGAATATGGATCAAGATATGCAAATGTAACTCAAACCAGCATCATAGATGGATATAAAAAATTAGGAATGCCTGCCTTGTGGCTGTATTTTCTTTTAACAATTGCTTCTATGTTTTTTGTTACCGGTGCTGTTGGGTTTGTTACGGCGGGGTTTTTTGAGAATCTGTTTGGAATTAATTTTCTTGGAGAGTGGACAATCATAATTTTATTTGCAATATGTGTGTCTGTTTTGGCAATTGGAAAATACAATGCACTTGATGGCTTGATAAAGATTGTAGCAATTACATTGCTTGTCTCCACAATTTCTGCATTTTTAATAACTTTGTGGGTTGGTCCGATTGAGCCTGTATCTGGATTTATCCCTCAGGATCTGTGGACTGTATCGGGAATCTTTTTCTTACTGGCTTTGATGGGGTGGATGCCAACTGCAGTTGATCTTTCAAGCTGGAATAGCTTGTGGACTCTGGAGCGAATGAAGCAGACAAATTACAGACCAAAACTTAAAGAAACTTTGTTTGAATTTCGATTAGCATATGTTGTTACTGGTATTCTTGCTGTGATGTTTGTGACTCTTGGTGCTTTCATTTTTTATGGTTCTGGAGAGGAATTGCCTAACAACAATGCGCTTTTTGCACAGAAAATTGTTACATTATACACTCAAACAATAGGTGATTGGAGCTATGTAATCATTTCAGCTTCTGCATTTACTGTGATGTTTGGAACAATCCTTGCAATCTTTGATGGTTATTCAAGATCATTACAAAGAACTATCGAATTGATTTTTACCTCAAAAGAACAACTAATCAGAACAAAAATTAGGGCATTTTACATTTTATTTCTGTTAATGCTTTCTATTGGTTCTTTGTTTGTAGTTTTGCAGTTTAATGACAATTTGAAACAACTGGTTGATTTTGCTACTGTTTTATCCTTTGTGATTGCACCTATAATTGCAATTTTTAATTACAAGTTAGTAACTGGACAATCTTTGGACAAAGAACACCAGCCATCATTTTGGCTAAAAGTTTTAAGCATTGGTGGTATTGTATTTCTGTCTGGATTTGCATTGTTTTTCATTGCGATACGATTTTTCTCTGTTTTTGTATGA
- a CDS encoding DNA-3-methyladenine glycosylase I: MNRCQWAKDEPNISYHDDEWGRPVHDDQKLFEFLILEGAQAGLSWVTILNRREGYRKAFSNFDPKKVARFDEKKLSKLLLDDSIIRNRLKITSAVNNAKQFLKVQKEFGSFDKYLWGFVNYRPIKNKFRKLSEIPASTPLSEKLSKDLKKRGFTFVGPTICYALMQAVGMINDHTVGCFRYKK, translated from the coding sequence ATGAATCGATGTCAATGGGCAAAAGATGAACCAAACATTTCATATCATGATGATGAATGGGGCAGACCTGTCCATGATGATCAGAAATTATTTGAATTTTTGATTCTTGAAGGCGCACAAGCTGGACTTTCTTGGGTTACAATTCTAAACCGAAGGGAGGGATACAGAAAGGCTTTTTCAAACTTTGATCCAAAAAAAGTTGCAAGATTTGATGAGAAAAAACTCTCAAAACTGCTTTTAGATGACTCGATAATTCGAAACAGACTAAAAATAACATCTGCAGTAAACAACGCCAAACAATTTCTTAAGGTTCAAAAGGAATTTGGCTCTTTTGACAAATACTTGTGGGGGTTTGTAAATTACAGGCCCATCAAAAATAAATTCAGAAAACTATCTGAAATTCCTGCATCTACTCCCCTTTCTGAAAAACTAAGCAAGGATCTAAAAAAACGAGGTTTTACTTTTGTTGGACCCACAATATGTTATGCCCTAATGCAGGCAGTAGGCATGATCAATGATCATACTGTGGGATGTTTTAGATATAAAAAATAA
- a CDS encoding dienelactone hydrolase family protein, producing the protein MKLLSFFILFLVFSIGIVSYAEAQTIAYFPPPLKQIKAGQDPANVTCTEGKELVLKQTTGMPACVNFSSVEKLIQRGWAIHVLPDYSLGNNNSKIFKTGKFETISENVNYFQSTNGYLAKPSSDGDFPGVIMIHEWWGLNQNIKDMADKLASHGYVVLAVDLYNGKVGTTSEEARRLVSSFDKQQGIQNMNAAVSYVEENFSINRIGSIGWCFGGGQSLILALNNNSMDATVIYYGSVTSDVESLSVISWPVLGIFAELDRGITPDNVNEFKSTLDELSIQNEIHIYPGVDHAFANPSGERFAPDASQDAWQKTLRFLKENL; encoded by the coding sequence ATGAAACTTCTTTCATTTTTTATTTTGTTTTTGGTATTTTCAATTGGAATTGTGTCTTATGCTGAGGCACAAACAATTGCTTATTTTCCTCCTCCCTTAAAGCAGATAAAAGCAGGACAAGATCCTGCAAATGTTACCTGTACTGAAGGAAAGGAATTAGTGTTGAAACAAACAACTGGAATGCCTGCATGCGTCAATTTCTCATCTGTTGAAAAATTAATTCAGCGTGGATGGGCTATCCATGTGTTGCCTGACTATTCGTTAGGGAATAACAATTCTAAAATTTTCAAGACAGGAAAATTTGAAACAATCTCCGAAAATGTGAACTATTTTCAATCTACAAATGGCTATCTTGCCAAACCTTCATCTGATGGGGATTTCCCAGGCGTAATTATGATTCATGAGTGGTGGGGATTGAATCAAAACATCAAAGATATGGCAGACAAACTTGCATCTCATGGTTATGTTGTTTTAGCAGTTGATCTTTACAATGGCAAAGTTGGGACCACTTCTGAGGAAGCAAGACGCCTAGTTTCATCCTTTGACAAACAGCAAGGCATTCAAAACATGAATGCCGCAGTTTCTTATGTTGAAGAAAATTTTTCTATAAACCGAATTGGTTCTATTGGATGGTGCTTTGGTGGTGGCCAATCCCTTATTCTTGCATTAAACAATAATTCCATGGATGCAACTGTGATTTACTATGGTTCTGTAACATCTGATGTTGAATCCCTTTCTGTCATATCTTGGCCCGTTTTAGGAATATTTGCAGAACTTGATAGGGGAATTACACCAGATAATGTTAATGAATTCAAATCAACACTAGATGAATTATCCATCCAAAACGAAATTCATATCTATCCTGGAGTTGACCATGCATTTGCAAACCCTTCAGGTGAAAGATTTGCACCCGATGCATCACAGGATGCATGGCAAAAGACCTTGCGTTTTCTAAAAGAAAATTTATAG